A region of the Cyanobium usitatum str. Tous genome:
CCAAGTGGGAGCCATCACCATGGACCAACTGGTGCTCGATGCCACCGACTGCCCGGAACTGGAGGTGGGGTCGGTGGTGACCCTGCTAGGCCAGGAGGGAAGCGAACAAATCACCCCCACCGACTGGAGCGATCGCTGCCAGACCATCCCCTGGGAAATCCTCTGCGGCTTTAAGCACCGCCTGCCGCGACTCACCGCCGCCCAGGCCGCCTGGGAGGCCCCAGGCGATAGGGCTCACTGATAAAGTCAGCAAGCCCCTGGAGAGGTGGCTGAGTGGTTGAAAGCGGCTCCCTGCTAAGGAGTTACAGGAGGCAACTCTTGTCGAGGGTTCGAATCCCTCCCTCTCCGTTGATAAGTCCGGATGCTTAGTTACGGCTGGCTGCAGCCAGCCGGCTAGCTATCTCGGCTAGGAGCTTGGGATCTTGGGCGCAGGCTTGGCCCTCGGAAAAAATCACCAGCAGGAAGGGTGCCGCTTTTGGCATTGAGCCCTCAGCTGGCAGCTCCACGTAGGCAGCATCGTGCCGGGCCTGGCTCATCCAGCCCGCCTTGCTCCAGAGGCGAGAGCCCAGAGGCAAACCCTCACCAATGAAGCCATCCACCTGGTTTTCTGGATCCGCAAGCCTCAGGGCCGGATCCAGGCTGCGCGCCAGCAGAGCTGTCATCCGGGCACAAGCCGGTGGCGAGACCAGGGCCGCCGCCAGCACGGCCTGCAACAGACGGGCTACCGCATCGGTACTGAGGCGATTGCGGTTTTCAAGCTCACTGCCGTAGAAGTCCCGCTCCCGCCCGTAGGGACCATCTCCCCAGGTTTTCTGGCAAGCGTTACAGCCATGCAGCTCCGGCCAGCCAAGCTCGCTCAGCCAACGATTCACAAGCTGACGCTGCTCCAGCCAGTGGGCCATGCGCTCGGGGGGCAGAGCAGGGCCGCTGGTGGTGCCACTCAACAAATCCACCACCAGGGAGGTGGCGTCGTTGCTGGAGTCGCGGATCATGTCTGAAAGGGCCCGCCGCAGCTCGGGCGTATCCGCAAGCAAATCAGCCTGGCGCCAGGCCTCGGCCGCCACCAGGTACACCAGCTTCACCACGCTGGCTGGGTAGCGGGGCCGATCCCCAGCCCAGCTCGCCCCCTGCACCGGCTGGGCCCAGAACTGAGCGGGATCGAGATCGGCAGCTCGGCCAAGCAAGGGCTGGTCGTAGCGGAGCCAGGTAATGGAGATGTGCTGGGCCAAACCAGGCCGCCCCTCCAGCTCTAAAGCCCGCACCAGATCGGCCAGGATCTGAGCCATGGCTGGATCGGGGCTGTAAAAAGCCATCACCGCCGGCCAACGTATTGGCGAGATTAGCTGTGCTGACAGTGGACACCATCAACCCTGCCCAGCTGGCTGCCGGCACCCCAGCCGCGCCGGAATGGCTCCTCGCCGGCACAAACTGGCAGCTCACTGGCAGCGCCGACCTCTACAGCCAGGCCCGCGGTGAGGGGCTAGCCAGCCAGGCCTGGCCTGGCCGCCACCTGCAAATCCTGACAAGTCCTGCAGCTAAAGGGCCAGGAATGCGCCTGCGGGTACGACTGCTCGACGATGGCTACCCAGGCTGGCTTGAGCCCGATGCCCTGCTGGGGCGAGCAGTGGCCTGCTCCCCGCCCCAGCCCCAACTCCTGCAGCGCTGCAGCATTGCCCGCAGGCTTGAGCAGGTGCTGAGCTTCGCGCAGGCCGCCCAGCGCCTAGCCAACACCTACCTCTGGGGCGGCAGCCTGGGCCCCAACTACGACTGCTCCGGGCTAGTGCAGCGGGCCTATGCCAGCGCCGGCATCTGGATTCCGCGCGATGCCTACCTACAGGAGCGGTTCTGTCAGCCAGTGGCGGTGCGCCCTGGCCAGGTGCAGTTGCTGGAGCCTGGCGACCTGATCTTTTTTGGCACACCCCAGCGCTGCAGCCACGTGGGGCTGCACCTAGGTGGGGGCCACTATCTACATAGCTCCGGCGTCGCCCACGGCCGCAACGGCATCGGCCTCG
Encoded here:
- a CDS encoding serine hydrolase codes for the protein MAFYSPDPAMAQILADLVRALELEGRPGLAQHISITWLRYDQPLLGRAADLDPAQFWAQPVQGASWAGDRPRYPASVVKLVYLVAAEAWRQADLLADTPELRRALSDMIRDSSNDATSLVVDLLSGTTSGPALPPERMAHWLEQRQLVNRWLSELGWPELHGCNACQKTWGDGPYGRERDFYGSELENRNRLSTDAVARLLQAVLAAALVSPPACARMTALLARSLDPALRLADPENQVDGFIGEGLPLGSRLWSKAGWMSQARHDAAYVELPAEGSMPKAAPFLLVIFSEGQACAQDPKLLAEIASRLAAASRN
- a CDS encoding C40 family peptidase, coding for MDTINPAQLAAGTPAAPEWLLAGTNWQLTGSADLYSQARGEGLASQAWPGRHLQILTSPAAKGPGMRLRVRLLDDGYPGWLEPDALLGRAVACSPPQPQLLQRCSIARRLEQVLSFAQAAQRLANTYLWGGSLGPNYDCSGLVQRAYASAGIWIPRDAYLQERFCQPVAVRPGQVQLLEPGDLIFFGTPQRCSHVGLHLGGGHYLHSSGVAHGRNGIGLDNLAPQNPDPVARHYRLELRGAGRVMHSHNGSPLPT